The Ornithinimicrobium faecis genome includes a window with the following:
- a CDS encoding MFS transporter produces the protein MTTRQHPDLAPPSGRTPQPATRATPPASPPRAPLGLITTALIVGGFAIGTTEFVTMGLLPQIATGLGVSVPTAGHTISVYAVGVVIGAPLVAVLGARLPRKGLALALMAIFVLGNIASSLATSYEALMLGRFLAGLPHGAFFGVSALIVAAVAPHHQRGRAVSRVMLGIPIANMIGVPAATWLGQEIGWRSAYWLVVALAVLTIALVAWWVPATPGNPHASGRRELTALRNPQLWLTLAVGAVGFGGMFAMYSYIAPTITEVTGLAESVIPVFLLIYGIGGAVGSLVGGWLADWSVLRGLVFALVGTGAVLALFTVTSQWALPALLTLFLVSVMASILVVVLQLRLMSVAGDAETIGAASNHAALNIANALGAWLGGLVIAAGWGYQAASWVGVVLSLGGLVFLGASLLLHRRGTGPVRSARMAS, from the coding sequence ATGACGACCCGTCAGCACCCTGACCTTGCACCGCCGAGCGGCCGCACCCCGCAACCGGCCACCCGCGCGACCCCTCCGGCCAGCCCTCCGCGCGCCCCGCTGGGGCTGATCACCACCGCGCTCATTGTCGGCGGCTTCGCGATCGGCACCACCGAGTTCGTCACGATGGGCCTGCTCCCGCAGATCGCCACCGGGCTCGGCGTCTCGGTCCCGACGGCCGGGCACACCATCTCTGTGTATGCCGTGGGTGTCGTCATCGGGGCACCGCTCGTCGCGGTCCTGGGTGCCCGTCTGCCGCGCAAGGGTCTGGCCCTGGCCCTGATGGCGATTTTCGTCCTGGGCAACATCGCCAGCTCGCTGGCCACGAGCTATGAGGCACTGATGCTCGGCCGCTTCCTGGCCGGTCTGCCGCACGGCGCCTTCTTCGGCGTCTCGGCGCTCATCGTCGCCGCCGTCGCCCCACACCACCAGCGTGGCCGCGCCGTCAGCCGGGTGATGCTCGGCATCCCGATCGCGAACATGATCGGGGTCCCAGCCGCCACCTGGCTGGGCCAGGAGATCGGGTGGCGCTCGGCATACTGGTTGGTCGTTGCCCTCGCCGTGCTCACCATCGCCCTCGTGGCCTGGTGGGTGCCGGCCACGCCCGGCAACCCCCACGCCAGTGGTCGCCGGGAGCTCACCGCCCTGCGCAACCCACAGCTCTGGCTCACCCTCGCCGTCGGCGCCGTCGGGTTCGGCGGCATGTTCGCGATGTACTCCTACATCGCTCCGACGATCACCGAGGTCACCGGGCTGGCCGAGTCCGTGATCCCGGTCTTCCTGCTGATCTATGGCATCGGCGGCGCCGTCGGCAGCCTGGTCGGCGGGTGGCTCGCCGACTGGTCGGTGCTGCGCGGTCTGGTGTTTGCCCTGGTCGGCACCGGCGCGGTCCTGGCCCTGTTCACGGTGACCTCCCAGTGGGCCCTTCCCGCCCTCCTCACCCTCTTCCTGGTCTCGGTGATGGCCTCGATCCTGGTCGTGGTCCTGCAGTTGCGGCTGATGTCGGTGGCCGGCGATGCCGAGACGATCGGCGCCGCCAGCAACCACGCCGCGCTCAACATCGCCAACGCCCTCGGCGCTTGGCTGGGCGGTCTGGTGATCGCGGCCGGCTGGGGCTATCAGGCAGCCAGCTGGGTCGGGGTCGTGCTCTCCCTCGGAGGCCTGGTGTTCCTGGGGGCCTCCCTGCTGCTGCACCGCCGGGGCACCGGACCGGTCCGCTCTGCGAGGATGGCGTCATGA
- a CDS encoding GntR family transcriptional regulator codes for MPIPTTSASVARNLLRDDVYSQLRDAIVNGTFVPGEKLRDLELATWLGVSRTPVREALLRLAQAGLVVTRPGRSTEVAGLDASAVRDAQAVVAAMHQLAVREAVGQLTEGDLEQMRTANEEFAQALRAGNVDDALAADDAFHAVPVRAAANRAVIAVLEQFTPTLRRVERLRFGSLAGRASVALHSQMVELCAAGDAEAAAAVSFDTWCTLEPLLASLAEPRHTEGNKPDPRHDGDSDGPA; via the coding sequence ATGCCGATCCCTACTACCTCTGCGTCGGTCGCCCGCAACCTGCTGCGGGATGACGTCTACAGCCAGTTGCGCGATGCGATTGTGAACGGCACCTTCGTGCCCGGCGAGAAGCTGCGCGACCTCGAGCTCGCGACCTGGCTGGGGGTGAGCCGGACCCCGGTGCGGGAGGCGCTGCTGCGGCTGGCGCAGGCGGGTCTGGTGGTGACTCGGCCGGGACGTTCCACCGAGGTCGCAGGCTTGGACGCCTCTGCGGTCCGCGACGCGCAGGCGGTCGTTGCCGCGATGCATCAACTGGCGGTGCGCGAGGCGGTGGGTCAGCTCACCGAGGGAGACCTGGAGCAGATGCGCACCGCCAACGAGGAGTTCGCCCAGGCACTGCGAGCGGGCAACGTGGACGACGCCCTCGCCGCTGACGACGCCTTTCACGCCGTCCCGGTCCGCGCCGCCGCCAACCGTGCGGTGATTGCGGTCCTGGAGCAGTTCACGCCCACGCTCCGACGGGTGGAGCGGCTGCGCTTCGGCTCGCTCGCCGGTCGGGCCTCCGTCGCCCTGCACAGCCAGATGGTCGAGCTGTGCGCGGCCGGCGACGCGGAGGCCGCGGCAGCCGTGTCCTTCGACACCTGGTGCACCCTCGAGCCGCTGCTCGCCTCCCTGGCCGAGCCTCGGCATACGGAGGGCAACAAACCTGACCCACGACACGATGGAGACTCCGATGGCCCTGCATGA
- a CDS encoding GNAT family N-acetyltransferase, translated as MQTPEPDLVLRWGDPRVRQAEADGWECIATSWGARLTLDPADSASLTRLRHLVVRALQDGDFLREAVPDDVPQVLDLDALTANDYPGGVATRHDPLDEPAARALLEQGRLWGVWSGNALVALTATRVDGDRVETEFTTVHPEHRRRGLATAVKATSVLAHAEQGATLFGTGGADSNLASLAMNEAVGYQITERWSTYRLRAADLTVLGRVSDDELNALHAAAFGHAPTSIPWTGRLTTRSLTWVTARLPGGGPLVGFVNVIGDGGAHAVLLDTMVHPGLQGRGVGRDLVRTAAKDATRLGCQWLHADYEDKHAAFYEQACGLAPTRAGLLRLGRNS; from the coding sequence GTGCAGACCCCAGAGCCCGATCTCGTGCTCCGGTGGGGCGACCCGCGGGTGCGGCAGGCCGAGGCGGACGGGTGGGAGTGCATCGCGACCTCATGGGGTGCCCGGCTCACGCTCGACCCAGCGGACAGCGCATCGTTGACCCGGCTGCGCCACCTCGTCGTCCGCGCGCTCCAGGACGGTGACTTCCTGCGCGAGGCGGTGCCCGATGACGTGCCGCAGGTGCTGGACCTCGACGCGCTCACCGCCAACGACTATCCCGGCGGAGTGGCCACGCGTCACGACCCGCTGGATGAGCCTGCGGCCCGTGCCCTGTTGGAGCAGGGGCGCCTGTGGGGTGTCTGGTCCGGCAACGCCCTGGTCGCGCTGACCGCAACCCGGGTGGACGGAGACCGGGTGGAGACCGAGTTCACCACAGTGCACCCCGAGCACCGGCGGCGTGGCCTGGCGACGGCCGTGAAGGCAACGTCGGTGCTGGCGCACGCCGAGCAGGGCGCAACACTGTTCGGCACCGGCGGGGCGGACAGCAATCTCGCCAGCCTGGCCATGAACGAGGCGGTGGGCTATCAGATCACCGAGAGGTGGAGCACCTATCGCCTCAGGGCTGCGGACCTGACCGTGCTGGGGCGGGTCAGCGATGACGAGCTCAACGCGCTGCACGCCGCGGCCTTCGGTCACGCACCGACCAGCATCCCGTGGACCGGCCGGCTCACCACGCGCAGCCTGACGTGGGTGACCGCCCGCTTGCCAGGGGGCGGCCCCCTCGTCGGCTTCGTCAACGTGATCGGCGACGGTGGGGCCCACGCCGTCCTGCTCGACACGATGGTGCACCCCGGCCTGCAGGGGCGCGGCGTCGGGCGCGACCTCGTGCGCACGGCCGCCAAGGACGCGACCCGGCTGGGCTGCCAGTGGCTGCATGCTGACTACGAGGACAAGCACGCCGCGTTCTACGAGCAGGCCTGTGGTCTGGCCCCCACGCGCGCCGGCCTCCTGCGGCTGGGACGAAATTCGTGA
- a CDS encoding 1-aminocyclopropane-1-carboxylate deaminase, with protein sequence MALHDFERYPLLFGPSPIHPLDRLSEHLGGARIWAKREDVNSGLAFGGNKTRKLEYIVPDVRAQGADTLVSIGGYQSNHTRQVAALAAHLGLKAVLVQEKWVDWPDSVNDRVGNIMLSRIMGAEVRLDPSGFGIGFKDSWTQAMDDVRERGGRPYGIPAGASDHRLGGLGFANWAHEVAQQEQELGVFFDTIIVCSVTGSTHAGMIAGFAGQDRPRRVIGIDASAKIEETRAQVARIARNTAELIGLGRELADEEITVLEGWAGDYYGIPVQSTLDAIRLTGSQEGVILDPVYEGKSMAGLIDLVTQGEISKSSNVLYAHLGGQPALNAYSALFTH encoded by the coding sequence ATGGCCCTGCATGACTTTGAGCGCTACCCGCTCCTGTTCGGACCCAGCCCCATCCACCCGCTCGACCGGCTCAGCGAGCACCTTGGCGGGGCTCGCATCTGGGCCAAGCGCGAGGATGTCAACAGTGGTCTGGCCTTCGGTGGCAACAAGACCCGCAAGCTGGAGTACATCGTGCCCGACGTCCGGGCGCAGGGCGCCGACACACTCGTCTCGATCGGCGGTTACCAGTCCAACCACACCCGTCAGGTCGCCGCACTGGCGGCCCACCTCGGGCTGAAAGCCGTTCTCGTGCAAGAGAAGTGGGTCGACTGGCCGGACAGTGTCAACGACCGCGTCGGCAACATCATGCTCTCGCGCATCATGGGTGCCGAGGTGCGTCTCGACCCGTCGGGCTTCGGCATCGGTTTCAAGGACAGCTGGACCCAGGCCATGGACGATGTGCGCGAGCGTGGCGGCAGACCCTACGGCATCCCGGCCGGGGCCTCCGATCACCGGCTCGGCGGGCTGGGCTTCGCCAACTGGGCACACGAGGTGGCCCAGCAGGAGCAGGAGCTCGGCGTCTTCTTTGACACCATCATCGTGTGCTCGGTGACCGGCTCGACCCACGCCGGAATGATTGCCGGGTTCGCCGGCCAGGACCGCCCGCGCCGGGTCATCGGCATCGACGCCTCGGCCAAGATCGAGGAGACGCGAGCCCAGGTTGCCCGGATCGCCCGCAACACCGCCGAGCTGATCGGTCTGGGTCGCGAGCTGGCGGACGAGGAGATCACCGTCCTGGAGGGGTGGGCCGGTGACTACTACGGCATCCCGGTGCAGTCCACGCTCGACGCGATCCGGCTCACCGGATCCCAGGAGGGCGTCATCCTCGACCCGGTCTATGAGGGCAAGTCGATGGCCGGCCTCATCGACCTGGTGACCCAGGGCGAGATCAGCAAGAGCTCCAACGTGCTCTATGCCCACCTCGGGGGCCAGCCAGCGCTCAACGCCTACAGCGCCCTGTTCACCCACTGA
- a CDS encoding PT domain-containing protein, giving the protein MTRKELYNVLDEAVGNAPRVDLAEAAWAQGVGMRRRRRAAFAGGGTVLAAAAVVGALVISGGIAPDEDVAPAVPTSTPGPTQVEPGPVAMESAVTFMFHREGTHTDLETSSLHSLADQEVPAVDQLTGSSWELQPMLYAPGAEDFIDIAFAGPDDAGVTEPTTLSFMEAEDGDTLLSMSIDECGGATFQEDLVLAEDGRFAGQPAGTDDQGCPDGVQAAEDFWMEALPAGGWLHQPSEDVLLLSVIVPEGAAPTEETSEEPTGETTQEPTGETTADPTGGPEVPGTYATRTFVLLREGSEADPDELADIAALPSLDDVDVASQDQLAGTAWTLHTDPELSTASDAEPGEPVIGDGGTIEADVPTRVSFADDAAGTVLSVELSCGPVRLQDDLGLDAGGWFPGQSTWALYEDCPEVENRAASFWMTFLKTGGWLHQPSEDVLLLTVVIPENMGSDSERDPAPEQTDDPGTNPPSAGTVSIGGGYAITLPDGWTDIALTRHSDSDPLVDSTCLLPEGESELFNPFRWCTVGAEIRVGVDPEAASVDGGWWDPGVSNSTEECYVVRQGYGHPDNEVTFAPDPETGSTTVSGHPVEWSRWSASCADGQEFTAEVWRVTDLGIELRSLDGSQDLEPLVQTLLLSGDVTTGTQVVMEVTEPIGANLAGELVTMGARSTWNGTGEFVTYEVTADTRCLVTKPGGERGADLQLGVCADLEAELPGYPYLIVVINPDGEAVSVRPIAGF; this is encoded by the coding sequence ATGACCCGCAAGGAGCTCTACAACGTGCTCGACGAGGCTGTTGGCAACGCGCCTCGCGTGGACCTGGCTGAGGCTGCCTGGGCCCAGGGCGTGGGGATGCGACGTCGTCGCCGCGCGGCCTTCGCCGGCGGCGGCACCGTGCTCGCAGCAGCTGCGGTCGTCGGAGCCCTCGTGATCTCCGGCGGGATCGCGCCGGACGAGGACGTCGCCCCGGCCGTGCCGACCTCGACGCCCGGCCCGACGCAGGTCGAGCCGGGGCCGGTGGCCATGGAGTCCGCAGTCACCTTCATGTTCCATCGGGAAGGCACCCACACTGATCTTGAGACCTCGTCGCTGCATTCTTTGGCGGATCAGGAGGTGCCTGCCGTGGATCAGCTGACCGGCAGTTCGTGGGAGTTGCAGCCCATGCTGTACGCGCCGGGTGCCGAGGACTTCATCGACATTGCCTTCGCGGGACCAGACGATGCGGGCGTCACAGAGCCCACCACGCTCTCCTTCATGGAGGCCGAGGACGGCGACACCCTGCTGTCGATGAGCATCGACGAGTGCGGTGGTGCCACCTTCCAGGAGGACCTGGTGCTGGCGGAGGACGGGCGTTTTGCGGGCCAGCCTGCTGGAACCGATGACCAGGGGTGTCCTGACGGTGTCCAGGCGGCCGAGGACTTCTGGATGGAGGCGCTGCCGGCCGGCGGCTGGTTGCACCAGCCGTCGGAGGACGTGTTGCTGCTGTCGGTCATCGTGCCCGAGGGCGCTGCTCCGACCGAGGAAACCTCCGAGGAACCAACTGGTGAGACCACCCAGGAACCGACCGGTGAGACCACCGCTGATCCCACTGGTGGGCCTGAGGTCCCGGGGACCTATGCAACCCGCACCTTCGTCCTGCTGCGGGAGGGCTCGGAGGCCGACCCCGACGAGCTTGCCGACATCGCTGCCCTGCCGTCGTTGGACGACGTCGACGTTGCGTCGCAGGACCAACTGGCCGGGACCGCCTGGACGCTGCACACCGACCCGGAGCTGAGCACCGCGTCGGATGCCGAGCCTGGTGAGCCGGTCATCGGGGATGGCGGCACCATCGAGGCCGACGTGCCCACGCGAGTCAGTTTCGCCGATGACGCTGCGGGGACCGTGCTGTCTGTCGAGTTGTCATGCGGTCCCGTGCGGCTTCAGGACGACCTGGGCCTGGACGCTGGTGGCTGGTTCCCCGGCCAGTCGACCTGGGCCCTGTATGAGGACTGCCCGGAGGTCGAGAACCGCGCCGCCAGCTTCTGGATGACTTTCTTGAAGACGGGCGGGTGGCTGCACCAACCCAGTGAGGACGTCCTGCTGCTCACGGTCGTGATCCCAGAAAACATGGGCAGCGACTCTGAGCGGGACCCCGCCCCAGAACAGACCGACGACCCCGGGACGAACCCGCCATCGGCCGGCACAGTCTCCATCGGTGGCGGCTATGCGATCACGCTTCCCGACGGATGGACCGATATCGCCCTGACGCGCCACTCGGACTCGGACCCCTTGGTCGACTCGACCTGTCTCCTGCCGGAGGGGGAGAGTGAGCTGTTCAACCCGTTCAGGTGGTGCACCGTGGGTGCAGAGATCCGCGTCGGTGTGGATCCTGAGGCAGCCTCTGTTGACGGTGGTTGGTGGGACCCGGGCGTCTCCAACTCCACCGAGGAGTGTTACGTGGTTCGACAGGGTTACGGGCACCCGGACAACGAGGTGACCTTCGCACCCGATCCGGAGACGGGGTCCACCACCGTCAGTGGTCACCCGGTGGAGTGGTCACGCTGGTCGGCCAGCTGTGCCGATGGCCAGGAATTCACCGCAGAGGTGTGGCGGGTCACTGATCTTGGCATCGAGTTGCGCTCACTGGATGGCTCGCAGGACCTGGAGCCGCTGGTCCAAACGCTCCTTCTGAGCGGCGACGTCACCACCGGCACCCAAGTGGTCATGGAGGTCACGGAGCCAATCGGTGCAAACCTGGCGGGTGAGCTCGTCACGATGGGCGCGCGCAGCACCTGGAACGGCACGGGGGAGTTCGTGACCTACGAGGTGACCGCCGACACGCGGTGCCTGGTCACCAAGCCCGGCGGAGAGCGCGGTGCGGACCTCCAGTTGGGCGTGTGCGCAGACCTGGAGGCTGAGCTGCCGGGCTATCCGTATCTCATCGTCGTCATCAACCCGGACGGCGAGGCTGTCTCTGTCCGCCCGATTGCAGGATTCTGA
- a CDS encoding sensor histidine kinase, whose protein sequence is MPQSTTPRRIGRSWSVRVRVISLVLVMLTLGLVVAGVVTFAVQFNQLNDRIESELEQEVSEIRGIATGGPPDSAENVPYQDLYALFEAYLTVSVPGDHESMLTLIDGSTAFIPGGSERPFELNVPAVKQEVERLHEPGRAVITDFALDDHDLRMVVASVSLPGDDREGIAVIAIDAGAQRGQIWAQVGTYALVALGTVLVTGATGYVVTGRLLRPLTDLSKATATIDTEDLTQRVEIRAADNDVAQLAHTFNQMLDRLEAGVADQRQFLDDAAHELRTPLTIIRGNLELMEVGDAEDVDQTRDLVLDELDRMKRLVDDLLLLAKSQRPDFVEFAPVDVQALGHDLQDRAHMLADREWDTSVNATGTILADRQRLQQAVIQLAANAAKFSEAGSRIELRVDWAQPTDKVLEQVQTPARRYLVLTVRDNGAGIEPEEAERIFERFGRSEHHRSVDGSGLGLPIVVAIAQGHRGTVTLDSTPGLGSTFRMWIPGEM, encoded by the coding sequence ATGCCGCAGAGCACGACCCCCCGCAGGATCGGCCGGTCGTGGTCGGTCCGGGTCCGGGTGATCTCGCTCGTGCTCGTGATGCTGACCCTCGGCCTCGTGGTGGCCGGAGTCGTGACCTTCGCCGTGCAGTTCAACCAGCTCAACGACCGCATCGAGAGCGAGCTGGAGCAGGAGGTCAGTGAGATCCGCGGCATCGCCACTGGCGGGCCCCCGGACAGCGCGGAGAATGTGCCCTACCAGGACCTCTACGCACTCTTCGAGGCCTACCTGACGGTGTCCGTGCCCGGCGACCACGAGTCGATGCTGACGCTGATCGATGGCTCGACGGCCTTCATCCCCGGCGGCAGTGAGCGGCCGTTTGAACTCAACGTCCCGGCGGTGAAGCAGGAGGTCGAGCGCCTGCACGAGCCGGGACGGGCCGTCATCACAGACTTCGCCCTGGACGATCACGATCTGCGCATGGTGGTCGCCTCTGTCTCCCTCCCGGGCGATGACCGTGAGGGCATCGCCGTCATCGCCATCGATGCGGGGGCACAGCGTGGACAGATCTGGGCCCAGGTCGGCACCTACGCCCTGGTCGCGCTCGGCACGGTGTTGGTTACCGGCGCCACCGGCTATGTCGTGACCGGTCGGTTGCTGCGCCCGTTGACCGACCTGAGCAAGGCCACCGCGACCATCGACACCGAGGACCTCACTCAGCGCGTGGAGATCCGGGCCGCTGACAACGACGTCGCGCAACTGGCCCACACCTTCAACCAGATGCTCGATCGGTTGGAGGCCGGCGTGGCCGACCAGCGGCAGTTCCTGGACGACGCAGCCCACGAGCTGCGGACCCCGCTGACCATCATCCGGGGCAACCTGGAGCTGATGGAGGTCGGCGACGCCGAGGATGTCGACCAGACGCGCGATCTCGTCCTGGATGAGCTGGATCGCATGAAACGGCTGGTTGACGACCTGCTCCTGCTGGCCAAGTCGCAGCGGCCGGACTTCGTCGAGTTCGCCCCTGTCGATGTCCAGGCACTGGGCCATGACCTGCAGGACCGCGCGCACATGCTCGCCGACCGGGAATGGGACACCTCGGTCAACGCCACCGGCACCATCCTGGCGGACCGGCAACGCCTGCAGCAGGCTGTCATCCAGCTGGCGGCCAATGCCGCGAAGTTCTCTGAGGCAGGCAGCCGGATCGAGCTCCGGGTGGACTGGGCGCAGCCCACCGACAAGGTGCTCGAGCAGGTGCAGACACCGGCGCGTCGCTATCTCGTGCTCACGGTGCGCGACAACGGCGCCGGCATCGAACCGGAGGAGGCGGAGCGGATCTTCGAGCGTTTCGGGCGCAGCGAGCACCACCGCTCCGTGGACGGCTCGGGGTTGGGCCTGCCGATCGTCGTCGCCATCGCCCAGGGGCACCGCGGCACCGTGACCCTCGACTCCACCCCGGGCCTGGGGAGCACCTTCCGGATGTGGATCCCCGGCGAGATGTGA
- a CDS encoding CapA family protein encodes MPTRTGLLSLTAVVGLVIAGCSGGVQPPAEGTGPPAQPTTEHPTTEQPPTEQSTTAEPTRDAAVSTTAAPETDPPAEVSIAFVGDVMLGRSIGERILAGQDPFAGVADELAAADLVVGTLETTVGEGGEPEDKAFTFQAPPASIDTLLGAGFDLVALANNHSYDYGADGILGTLDLLDEAGLSHVGAGADADAARAPVVLSAGGVETALLSYVDVPDDWTGYRNRDWAATSSSPGVAWAEPADIAADVAAAGADSDHVIVLLHAGTEGSHEPGEVQRTAADAALAAGATAVIGGHPHVLQGHRLEDGQLTAWSLGNFVFDGFGDDPDASRSTILNLTLDDEGITDLTWTSVAIVDGLPEAVDPQTPDGRAVLERVEADVARQD; translated from the coding sequence ATGCCGACACGCACCGGCCTCCTGTCCCTCACCGCGGTCGTCGGCCTGGTGATCGCCGGGTGCAGCGGGGGAGTGCAGCCGCCGGCAGAAGGAACCGGCCCGCCGGCCCAACCGACGACCGAGCACCCAACGACCGAGCAACCACCAACCGAGCAATCAACGACTGCCGAGCCAACCCGCGATGCCGCTGTCAGCACGACGGCCGCTCCCGAAACCGATCCCCCCGCTGAGGTCTCGATCGCGTTCGTCGGCGACGTGATGCTTGGCCGCTCCATCGGTGAGCGCATCCTGGCCGGGCAGGACCCGTTCGCCGGTGTGGCCGACGAACTCGCGGCCGCAGACCTGGTCGTGGGCACGCTCGAGACAACTGTCGGTGAGGGGGGTGAGCCGGAGGACAAGGCGTTTACGTTCCAGGCGCCGCCGGCGAGCATCGACACGCTGCTGGGCGCTGGTTTTGACCTGGTGGCCCTGGCCAACAACCACTCCTACGACTACGGCGCCGACGGCATCCTCGGCACGCTCGACCTGCTCGACGAGGCGGGTCTGTCGCATGTCGGTGCCGGCGCCGACGCTGATGCGGCGCGAGCACCCGTGGTCCTGTCAGCTGGTGGGGTCGAGACCGCCCTCCTGTCCTATGTCGACGTGCCGGACGACTGGACGGGCTATCGCAACCGTGACTGGGCCGCCACGAGCAGCAGCCCCGGGGTCGCCTGGGCGGAGCCAGCTGACATCGCCGCCGACGTGGCAGCGGCCGGAGCGGACAGCGACCACGTCATCGTCCTGCTGCATGCCGGCACGGAGGGCAGCCACGAGCCCGGCGAGGTGCAGCGCACCGCCGCCGACGCGGCCCTGGCAGCGGGTGCCACCGCGGTGATCGGCGGGCACCCCCACGTGCTGCAGGGCCACCGCCTCGAGGACGGGCAACTCACCGCGTGGTCGCTGGGCAACTTCGTCTTCGACGGCTTCGGCGACGACCCCGACGCCAGCCGATCGACGATCCTGAACCTCACGCTCGACGACGAGGGCATCACCGACCTCACCTGGACTTCCGTGGCCATCGTCGACGGCCTCCCGGAGGCGGTCGATCCGCAGACTCCCGACGGACGGGCCGTCCTGGAGCGGGTCGAGGCCGACGTGGCCCGGCAGGACTGA
- a CDS encoding MTH1187 family thiamine-binding protein: MIVAISISPSGGDETGGVSEAVARAVQVIRDSGLPCETNAMFTNIEGEWDEVMAVVKQAVDIVAEESPRVGLVLKADIRPGYTGQLAAKVERVEAHLTQRD, encoded by the coding sequence ATGATCGTTGCCATCAGCATCAGCCCGTCGGGCGGGGACGAGACCGGCGGTGTCAGCGAGGCCGTCGCCCGCGCCGTCCAGGTGATCCGCGACTCCGGCCTGCCCTGTGAGACCAACGCGATGTTCACCAACATCGAGGGCGAGTGGGACGAGGTGATGGCCGTCGTCAAACAGGCCGTCGACATCGTCGCCGAGGAGTCGCCGCGGGTCGGCCTGGTGCTCAAGGCCGACATCCGGCCGGGTTACACCGGTCAGCTCGCCGCCAAGGTCGAGCGGGTCGAGGCGCACCTGACCCAACGGGACTGA
- a CDS encoding response regulator transcription factor translates to MANILIAEDEERIALFVAKGLKAAGYQTHVVGDGVSALEHASSGDYDLLVLDVGMPKMDGFTVLRVLRTLEHEIPIIMVTARDAVTDTVAGLEGGADDYLTKPFKFEELLARVRTRLRPRAGAQESTVLTHGTLSLDVTTRVATVDGAQVELSPREFAMAREFLEHPGQVLSREQLLSRVWGYDFDGASNVVDVYIRYLRNKLGAERFDTVRGVGYRLKEV, encoded by the coding sequence ATGGCCAACATTCTGATCGCCGAGGACGAGGAGCGGATCGCGCTCTTTGTCGCCAAGGGGTTGAAGGCCGCCGGCTACCAGACCCACGTGGTCGGTGACGGCGTCAGCGCGCTCGAGCACGCGTCCAGCGGTGACTACGACCTGCTGGTGCTCGACGTGGGCATGCCCAAGATGGACGGGTTCACCGTGTTGCGGGTCCTGCGCACCCTCGAGCACGAGATCCCGATCATCATGGTGACCGCCAGAGACGCGGTCACCGACACGGTGGCCGGCCTCGAGGGCGGGGCCGACGACTACCTCACCAAGCCGTTCAAGTTCGAGGAGCTGCTCGCGCGGGTCCGCACCCGGCTGCGGCCGCGAGCCGGTGCCCAGGAGTCGACCGTCCTGACCCACGGCACCCTCAGCCTGGATGTCACGACACGGGTCGCGACGGTGGACGGCGCCCAGGTCGAGCTGTCCCCACGCGAGTTCGCGATGGCGCGTGAGTTCCTCGAGCATCCTGGTCAGGTGCTCTCACGCGAGCAGCTGCTCTCCCGCGTGTGGGGCTACGACTTCGACGGCGCCTCGAATGTTGTCGACGTCTACATCCGTTATCTGCGCAACAAACTCGGAGCTGAACGGTTCGACACGGTCCGCGGCGTAGGCTATCGCCTCAAAGAGGTCTAA
- a CDS encoding SigE family RNA polymerase sigma factor: MSTVQVDDDFLDFVRARQDHLLRAAVLVCGNYHLAQDLLQDALAKLASRWDQVRDGSPEAYVRTILYRDAISHWRKWRREKPYDVHSPDGNFVTRAQARDSAGEWVAGAEVREALSRLAPRQRAVLVLRYYEDLSEAQIAEILGINPGTVKSQASAALANLRRLLPELEPVLTGEGGESA; the protein is encoded by the coding sequence GTGAGCACCGTGCAGGTCGATGACGACTTCCTGGACTTCGTCCGGGCACGGCAGGATCACCTGCTGCGGGCGGCCGTGCTGGTGTGCGGCAACTATCACCTGGCGCAGGATCTGTTGCAGGACGCGCTCGCCAAGTTGGCGAGCCGGTGGGATCAGGTGCGGGACGGGTCGCCGGAGGCCTATGTCCGCACGATCCTCTATCGCGACGCGATCTCGCACTGGCGCAAGTGGCGCCGCGAGAAGCCGTATGACGTCCACTCACCCGACGGCAACTTCGTCACCCGTGCGCAGGCCCGGGACAGTGCAGGGGAGTGGGTGGCTGGCGCCGAGGTGCGCGAGGCCCTGAGCCGGTTGGCGCCAAGGCAGCGTGCGGTGCTCGTGCTCCGCTATTACGAGGACCTGTCCGAGGCACAGATCGCCGAGATTCTCGGCATCAACCCGGGGACGGTCAAGAGCCAGGCCAGCGCTGCGCTGGCCAATCTGCGCCGGCTGCTGCCGGAGCTGGAGCCGGTGCTGACCGGTGAGGGAGGTGAGTCCGCATGA